CTTCTCGATTATTTTTAAAATTATAGTTTACTGGGTTTTGACCGTTCCGGTGGCGGCCATCACCAGTATAATCATTTTTAAAATACTTCAACTCATTATATAAAGGAGGTGACTATGCGTTTACCTTTCTTTTCAATGTTTATCACGTCGCCTTTTGATGGATTACAGGAGCATGCTGAGAAGGTTACAGAATGTGCATGGTCTTTCCAGCAGGCAATGGAATGTCATCTTTCACAAAAAAGCAAGCCCTTTGAAAAATTCAGACAGGAAGTGGACACACTGGAAAGTGAGGCCGATGCCATAAAAAGGCGAATCCGCGGCCATCTGCCCAAAGGGACCATGATGCCTGTGGATAAATTCCAACTGTTCAGGTACTTAAGAGAACAGGACCAGGTTCTTGATGCTATGGAGGATGTGCTTGACTGGCTTTCTTACAGACCCGACCCCGGAATCAGAAATGAAATTAAAAAGGATTTTCGCCTTCTGGTAGATGCAGTGGTAAGCCCGGTGGAAGAAATGACCAAAATGGTGACCGAAGCAAGAGAATACTTTACAAATTTTTCAGAAAAGCAGCGAAATCTTG
The nucleotide sequence above comes from Thermodesulfobacteriota bacterium. Encoded proteins:
- a CDS encoding TIGR00153 family protein; its protein translation is MRLPFFSMFITSPFDGLQEHAEKVTECAWSFQQAMECHLSQKSKPFEKFRQEVDTLESEADAIKRRIRGHLPKGTMMPVDKFQLFRYLREQDQVLDAMEDVLDWLSYRPDPGIRNEIKKDFRLLVDAVVSPVEEMTKMVTEAREYFTNFSEKQRNLVKDIIRELRGHEHQADKLEDNIKQKVFNMEINPVTVFHTIRLAEFIGSIADHAENAGDMMRAMLSK